The proteins below come from a single Zea mays cultivar B73 chromosome 8, Zm-B73-REFERENCE-NAM-5.0, whole genome shotgun sequence genomic window:
- the LOC103636340 gene encoding beclin-1-like protein isoform X2 → MRAAATSKYSPCAAFRCCSAGDWRAACLRGYSVSSTSSPPPRSRLPHLSPADDDDDPPAAARAPQISRSVPWSRQDEGSMKPTAGASGKGGAVYPSLPRLKCQECRRALVVVGVESYADRLPAHAAPGNHASSVQDSVMGASKMDNSYVVLSRQNKVQGPRIPPRPGSAVAAHTDPNQSTRAIEGSYIVLPPPSASIYKKSASEGGGAQLTPPGGNSSSPLSGNNSGFHSSVTVLKRAFEVASSQTQVEQPLCLECMRVLSDKMDKEIEDCNADIKSYEACLQRLQQEPYNILSETDFQKEKQKIEEEEKKLKCAIEEAEKQYSEVSSEMKDLEIKSKQFEELEERYWHEFNSFQFQLTSHQEERDAVFAKIGVSQVHLEMLKHTNVLNDAFYISCDEVIARINNFRLGRLPNVEVEWDEINVAWGQAALLLHTMAHYFTPKFRYRIKIHPMGSYPRVTDIHNHTYELFGPVNLFWSTRFDKAMTWFLTCLQEFAEFAISLDKENNVPPEKTLKLPHKIDGDKVGNHTIVLSFNQDETWTKALKYMLYDLKFVLSWFIGNTSFAPPSRSLHTQFLKNKS, encoded by the exons ATGCGCGCGGCAGCTACTAGTAAATACTCTCCCTGCGCCGCTTTTCGCTGCTGCAGTGCTGGCGACTGGCGTGCTGCGTGCCTGCGGGGATACTCCGTCTCCTCCACCTCCAGTCCTCCTCCACGATCCCGCCTCCCCCACCTCTCGCcggccgacgacgacgacgatccgCCGGCAGCAGCCCGCGCGCCGCAGATCTCCCGTTCGGTTCCTTGGAGCCGACAAGACGAGGGCAGCATGAAGCCCACGGCCGGCGCCAGCGGCAAGGGCGGCGCCGTGTATCCTTCTCTGCCGCGGCTCAAGTGCCAGGAGTGCCGCCGTGccctcgtcgtcgtcggggtcgagTCCTACGCCGACAGGCTACCCGCACACGCCGCGCCCG GTAATCATGCATCTTCTGTTCAGGACAGTGTTATGGGTGCAAGCAAGATGGACAATTCTTATGTTGTGCTATCGAGGCAGAACAAAGTTCAGGGTCCTAGAATTCCCCCACGCCCAGGAAGTGCGGTGGCGGCACATACTGATCCCAACCAATCAACAAGAGCGATAGAGGGGTCATATATAGTGCTACCACCTCCTTCCGCTTCCATATACAAGAAATCTGCCTCTGAAGGAGGTGGTGCGCAGCTCACACCACCAGGTGGAAACTCCAGTAGTCCCTTGTCGGGAAACAATTCTGGGTTTCACTCTAGTGTAACTGTGCTGAAAAGGGCTTTTGAGGTTGCTAGCTCACAAACTCAG GTTGAACAACCACTTTGTCTGGAATGTATGAGGGTTCTTTCTGATAAGATGGACAAGGAGATTGAAGATTGTAATGCTGATATTAAATCTTATGAGGCTTGTCTTCAACGTTTGCAGCAGGAACCCTACAACATCCTCAGTGAAACAGATTTTCAAAAGGAGAAACAAAAG ATTgaggaagaggaaaagaaacTTAAATGTGCTATTGAAGAAGCTGAAAAGCAATATTCTGAAGTTAGTTCTGAGATGAAAGATCTTGAAATAAAGTCTAAACAATTTGAGGAATTGGAAGAGCG GTACTGGCATGAATTCAACAGTTTTCAGTTTCAGTTGACATCTCATCAG GAAGAAAGAGACGCAGTTTTTGCCAAGATAGGAgtttctcaggttcatttggaaaTGTTGAAGCATACTAATGTTCTCAATGATGCATTCTATATTTCATGTGATGAAGTAATTGCAAGAATAAATAACTTTCGCCTCGGACGCCTTCCTAATGTAGAG GTTGAGTGGGATGAGATAAATGTTGCGTGGGGTCAGGCTGCACTTCTGTTGCATACCATGGCCCATTATTTCACTCCAAAATTCCG ATACCGGATCAAGATTCACCCTATGGGAAGCTATCCAAGAGTCACAGACATCCACAATCATACATATGAACT GTTTGGTCCCGTGAATTTGTTCTGGAGCACCCGATTTGACAAAGCCATGACATGGTTTCTGACTTGCCTGCAAGAGTTCGCTGAGTTTGCCATAAGTCTGGATAAGGAGAACAATGTTCCACCTGAAAAAACACTGAAGCTTCCCCACAA GATCGATGGTGACAAAGTAGGGAACCACACGATCGTCCTAAGTTTCAATCAGGATGAAACCTGGACCAAGGCGCTCAAGTACATGCTGTACGATCTGAAGTTTGTTCTCTCCTGGTTTATTGGCAATACAAGTTTTGCGCCACCTTCGAGATCACTGCACACCCAATTTCTGAAGAACAAGAGTTGA
- the LOC103636340 gene encoding beclin-1-like protein isoform X1, whose translation MRAAATSKYSPCAAFRCCSAGDWRAACLRGYSVSSTSSPPPRSRLPHLSPADDDDDPPAAARAPQISRSVPWSRQDEGSMKPTAGASGKGGAVYPSLPRLKCQECRRALVVVGVESYADRLPAHAAPGNHASSVQDSVMGASKMDNSYVVLSRQNKVQGPRIPPRPGSAVAAHTDPNQSTRAIEGSYIVLPPPSASIYKKSASEGGGAQLTPPGGNSSSPLSGNNSGFHSSVTVLKRAFEVASSQTQVEQPLCLECMRVLSDKMDKEIEDCNADIKSYEACLQRLQQEPYNILSETDFQKEKQKVTIPIDIEEEEKKLKCAIEEAEKQYSEVSSEMKDLEIKSKQFEELEERYWHEFNSFQFQLTSHQEERDAVFAKIGVSQVHLEMLKHTNVLNDAFYISCDEVIARINNFRLGRLPNVEVEWDEINVAWGQAALLLHTMAHYFTPKFRYRIKIHPMGSYPRVTDIHNHTYELFGPVNLFWSTRFDKAMTWFLTCLQEFAEFAISLDKENNVPPEKTLKLPHKIDGDKVGNHTIVLSFNQDETWTKALKYMLYDLKFVLSWFIGNTSFAPPSRSLHTQFLKNKS comes from the exons ATGCGCGCGGCAGCTACTAGTAAATACTCTCCCTGCGCCGCTTTTCGCTGCTGCAGTGCTGGCGACTGGCGTGCTGCGTGCCTGCGGGGATACTCCGTCTCCTCCACCTCCAGTCCTCCTCCACGATCCCGCCTCCCCCACCTCTCGCcggccgacgacgacgacgatccgCCGGCAGCAGCCCGCGCGCCGCAGATCTCCCGTTCGGTTCCTTGGAGCCGACAAGACGAGGGCAGCATGAAGCCCACGGCCGGCGCCAGCGGCAAGGGCGGCGCCGTGTATCCTTCTCTGCCGCGGCTCAAGTGCCAGGAGTGCCGCCGTGccctcgtcgtcgtcggggtcgagTCCTACGCCGACAGGCTACCCGCACACGCCGCGCCCG GTAATCATGCATCTTCTGTTCAGGACAGTGTTATGGGTGCAAGCAAGATGGACAATTCTTATGTTGTGCTATCGAGGCAGAACAAAGTTCAGGGTCCTAGAATTCCCCCACGCCCAGGAAGTGCGGTGGCGGCACATACTGATCCCAACCAATCAACAAGAGCGATAGAGGGGTCATATATAGTGCTACCACCTCCTTCCGCTTCCATATACAAGAAATCTGCCTCTGAAGGAGGTGGTGCGCAGCTCACACCACCAGGTGGAAACTCCAGTAGTCCCTTGTCGGGAAACAATTCTGGGTTTCACTCTAGTGTAACTGTGCTGAAAAGGGCTTTTGAGGTTGCTAGCTCACAAACTCAG GTTGAACAACCACTTTGTCTGGAATGTATGAGGGTTCTTTCTGATAAGATGGACAAGGAGATTGAAGATTGTAATGCTGATATTAAATCTTATGAGGCTTGTCTTCAACGTTTGCAGCAGGAACCCTACAACATCCTCAGTGAAACAGATTTTCAAAAGGAGAAACAAAAGGTGACCATTCCTATTGAT ATTgaggaagaggaaaagaaacTTAAATGTGCTATTGAAGAAGCTGAAAAGCAATATTCTGAAGTTAGTTCTGAGATGAAAGATCTTGAAATAAAGTCTAAACAATTTGAGGAATTGGAAGAGCG GTACTGGCATGAATTCAACAGTTTTCAGTTTCAGTTGACATCTCATCAG GAAGAAAGAGACGCAGTTTTTGCCAAGATAGGAgtttctcaggttcatttggaaaTGTTGAAGCATACTAATGTTCTCAATGATGCATTCTATATTTCATGTGATGAAGTAATTGCAAGAATAAATAACTTTCGCCTCGGACGCCTTCCTAATGTAGAG GTTGAGTGGGATGAGATAAATGTTGCGTGGGGTCAGGCTGCACTTCTGTTGCATACCATGGCCCATTATTTCACTCCAAAATTCCG ATACCGGATCAAGATTCACCCTATGGGAAGCTATCCAAGAGTCACAGACATCCACAATCATACATATGAACT GTTTGGTCCCGTGAATTTGTTCTGGAGCACCCGATTTGACAAAGCCATGACATGGTTTCTGACTTGCCTGCAAGAGTTCGCTGAGTTTGCCATAAGTCTGGATAAGGAGAACAATGTTCCACCTGAAAAAACACTGAAGCTTCCCCACAA GATCGATGGTGACAAAGTAGGGAACCACACGATCGTCCTAAGTTTCAATCAGGATGAAACCTGGACCAAGGCGCTCAAGTACATGCTGTACGATCTGAAGTTTGTTCTCTCCTGGTTTATTGGCAATACAAGTTTTGCGCCACCTTCGAGATCACTGCACACCCAATTTCTGAAGAACAAGAGTTGA
- the LOC103636340 gene encoding beclin-1-like protein isoform X5, protein MRAAATSKYSPCAAFRCCSAGDWRAACLRGYSVSSTSSPPPRSRLPHLSPADDDDDPPAAARAPQISRSVPWSRQDEGSMKPTAGASGKGGAVYPSLPRLKCQECRRALVVVGVESYADRLPAHAAPGNHASSVQDSVMGASKMDNSYVVLSRQNKVQGPRIPPRPGSAVAAHTDPNQSTRAIEGSYIVLPPPSASIYKKSASEGGGAQLTPPGGNSSSPLSGNNSGFHSSVTVLKRAFEVASSQTQVEQPLCLECMRVLSDKMDKEIEDCNADIKSYEACLQRLQQEPYNILSETDFQKEKQKVTIPIDIEEEEKKLKCAIEEAEKQYSEVSSEMKDLEIKSKQFEELEERYWHEFNSFQFQLTSHQEERDAVFAKIGVSQVHLEMLKHTNVLNDAFYISCDEVIARINNFRLGRLPNVEVEWDEINVAWGQAALLLHTMAHYFTPKFRYRIKIHPMGSYPRVTDIHNHTYELFGPVNLFWSTRFDKAMTWFLTCLQEFAEFAISLDKENNVPPEKTLKLPHN, encoded by the exons ATGCGCGCGGCAGCTACTAGTAAATACTCTCCCTGCGCCGCTTTTCGCTGCTGCAGTGCTGGCGACTGGCGTGCTGCGTGCCTGCGGGGATACTCCGTCTCCTCCACCTCCAGTCCTCCTCCACGATCCCGCCTCCCCCACCTCTCGCcggccgacgacgacgacgatccgCCGGCAGCAGCCCGCGCGCCGCAGATCTCCCGTTCGGTTCCTTGGAGCCGACAAGACGAGGGCAGCATGAAGCCCACGGCCGGCGCCAGCGGCAAGGGCGGCGCCGTGTATCCTTCTCTGCCGCGGCTCAAGTGCCAGGAGTGCCGCCGTGccctcgtcgtcgtcggggtcgagTCCTACGCCGACAGGCTACCCGCACACGCCGCGCCCG GTAATCATGCATCTTCTGTTCAGGACAGTGTTATGGGTGCAAGCAAGATGGACAATTCTTATGTTGTGCTATCGAGGCAGAACAAAGTTCAGGGTCCTAGAATTCCCCCACGCCCAGGAAGTGCGGTGGCGGCACATACTGATCCCAACCAATCAACAAGAGCGATAGAGGGGTCATATATAGTGCTACCACCTCCTTCCGCTTCCATATACAAGAAATCTGCCTCTGAAGGAGGTGGTGCGCAGCTCACACCACCAGGTGGAAACTCCAGTAGTCCCTTGTCGGGAAACAATTCTGGGTTTCACTCTAGTGTAACTGTGCTGAAAAGGGCTTTTGAGGTTGCTAGCTCACAAACTCAG GTTGAACAACCACTTTGTCTGGAATGTATGAGGGTTCTTTCTGATAAGATGGACAAGGAGATTGAAGATTGTAATGCTGATATTAAATCTTATGAGGCTTGTCTTCAACGTTTGCAGCAGGAACCCTACAACATCCTCAGTGAAACAGATTTTCAAAAGGAGAAACAAAAGGTGACCATTCCTATTGAT ATTgaggaagaggaaaagaaacTTAAATGTGCTATTGAAGAAGCTGAAAAGCAATATTCTGAAGTTAGTTCTGAGATGAAAGATCTTGAAATAAAGTCTAAACAATTTGAGGAATTGGAAGAGCG GTACTGGCATGAATTCAACAGTTTTCAGTTTCAGTTGACATCTCATCAG GAAGAAAGAGACGCAGTTTTTGCCAAGATAGGAgtttctcaggttcatttggaaaTGTTGAAGCATACTAATGTTCTCAATGATGCATTCTATATTTCATGTGATGAAGTAATTGCAAGAATAAATAACTTTCGCCTCGGACGCCTTCCTAATGTAGAG GTTGAGTGGGATGAGATAAATGTTGCGTGGGGTCAGGCTGCACTTCTGTTGCATACCATGGCCCATTATTTCACTCCAAAATTCCG ATACCGGATCAAGATTCACCCTATGGGAAGCTATCCAAGAGTCACAGACATCCACAATCATACATATGAACT GTTTGGTCCCGTGAATTTGTTCTGGAGCACCCGATTTGACAAAGCCATGACATGGTTTCTGACTTGCCTGCAAGAGTTCGCTGAGTTTGCCATAAGTCTGGATAAGGAGAACAATGTTCCACCTGAAAAAACACTGAAGCTTCCCCACAA TTAA
- the LOC103636340 gene encoding beclin-1-like protein isoform X3 translates to MRAAATSKYSPCAAFRCCSAGDWRAACLRGYSVSSTSSPPPRSRLPHLSPADDDDDPPAAARAPQISRSVPWSRQDEGSMKPTAGASGKGGAVYPSLPRLKCQECRRALVVVGVESYADRLPAHAAPGNHASSVQDSVMGASKMDNSYVVLSRQNKVQGPRIPPRPGSAVAAHTDPNQSTRAIEGSYIVLPPPSASIYKKSASEGGGAQLTPPGGNSSSPLSGNNSGFHSSVTVLKRAFEVASSQTQVEQPLCLECMRVLSDKMDKEIEDCNADIKSYEACLQRLQQEPYNILSETDFQKEKQKVTIPIDIEEEEKKLKCAIEEAEKQYSEVSSEMKDLEIKSKQFEELEERYWHEFNSFQFQLTSHQEERDAVFAKIGVSQVHLEMLKHTNVLNDAFYISCDEVIARINNFRLGRLPNVEVEWDEINVAWGQAALLLHTMAHYFTPKFRYRIKIHPMGSYPRVTDIHNHTYELFGPVNLFWSTRFDKAMTWFLTCLQEFAEFAISLDKENNVPPEKTLKLPHNHTVRLFWSVCCGSLSEEGETLQ, encoded by the exons ATGCGCGCGGCAGCTACTAGTAAATACTCTCCCTGCGCCGCTTTTCGCTGCTGCAGTGCTGGCGACTGGCGTGCTGCGTGCCTGCGGGGATACTCCGTCTCCTCCACCTCCAGTCCTCCTCCACGATCCCGCCTCCCCCACCTCTCGCcggccgacgacgacgacgatccgCCGGCAGCAGCCCGCGCGCCGCAGATCTCCCGTTCGGTTCCTTGGAGCCGACAAGACGAGGGCAGCATGAAGCCCACGGCCGGCGCCAGCGGCAAGGGCGGCGCCGTGTATCCTTCTCTGCCGCGGCTCAAGTGCCAGGAGTGCCGCCGTGccctcgtcgtcgtcggggtcgagTCCTACGCCGACAGGCTACCCGCACACGCCGCGCCCG GTAATCATGCATCTTCTGTTCAGGACAGTGTTATGGGTGCAAGCAAGATGGACAATTCTTATGTTGTGCTATCGAGGCAGAACAAAGTTCAGGGTCCTAGAATTCCCCCACGCCCAGGAAGTGCGGTGGCGGCACATACTGATCCCAACCAATCAACAAGAGCGATAGAGGGGTCATATATAGTGCTACCACCTCCTTCCGCTTCCATATACAAGAAATCTGCCTCTGAAGGAGGTGGTGCGCAGCTCACACCACCAGGTGGAAACTCCAGTAGTCCCTTGTCGGGAAACAATTCTGGGTTTCACTCTAGTGTAACTGTGCTGAAAAGGGCTTTTGAGGTTGCTAGCTCACAAACTCAG GTTGAACAACCACTTTGTCTGGAATGTATGAGGGTTCTTTCTGATAAGATGGACAAGGAGATTGAAGATTGTAATGCTGATATTAAATCTTATGAGGCTTGTCTTCAACGTTTGCAGCAGGAACCCTACAACATCCTCAGTGAAACAGATTTTCAAAAGGAGAAACAAAAGGTGACCATTCCTATTGAT ATTgaggaagaggaaaagaaacTTAAATGTGCTATTGAAGAAGCTGAAAAGCAATATTCTGAAGTTAGTTCTGAGATGAAAGATCTTGAAATAAAGTCTAAACAATTTGAGGAATTGGAAGAGCG GTACTGGCATGAATTCAACAGTTTTCAGTTTCAGTTGACATCTCATCAG GAAGAAAGAGACGCAGTTTTTGCCAAGATAGGAgtttctcaggttcatttggaaaTGTTGAAGCATACTAATGTTCTCAATGATGCATTCTATATTTCATGTGATGAAGTAATTGCAAGAATAAATAACTTTCGCCTCGGACGCCTTCCTAATGTAGAG GTTGAGTGGGATGAGATAAATGTTGCGTGGGGTCAGGCTGCACTTCTGTTGCATACCATGGCCCATTATTTCACTCCAAAATTCCG ATACCGGATCAAGATTCACCCTATGGGAAGCTATCCAAGAGTCACAGACATCCACAATCATACATATGAACT GTTTGGTCCCGTGAATTTGTTCTGGAGCACCCGATTTGACAAAGCCATGACATGGTTTCTGACTTGCCTGCAAGAGTTCGCTGAGTTTGCCATAAGTCTGGATAAGGAGAACAATGTTCCACCTGAAAAAACACTGAAGCTTCCCCACAA CCATACAGTTCGGCTGTTTTGGAGCGTATGCTGTGGTTCCTTAAGCGAAGAAGGCGAGACCCTGCAGTAG
- the LOC103636340 gene encoding beclin-1-like protein isoform X4: MRAAATSKYSPCAAFRCCSAGDWRAACLRGYSVSSTSSPPPRSRLPHLSPADDDDDPPAAARAPQISRSVPWSRQDEGSMKPTAGASGKGGAVYPSLPRLKCQECRRALVVVGVESYADRLPAHAAPGNHASSVQDSVMGASKMDNSYVVLSRQNKVQGPRIPPRPGSAVAAHTDPNQSTRAIEGSYIVLPPPSASIYKKSASEGGGAQLTPPGGNSSSPLSGNNSGFHSSVTVLKRAFEVASSQTQVEQPLCLECMRVLSDKMDKEIEDCNADIKSYEACLQRLQQEPYNILSETDFQKEKQKIEEEEKKLKCAIEEAEKQYSEVSSEMKDLEIKSKQFEELEERYWHEFNSFQFQLTSHQEERDAVFAKIGVSQVHLEMLKHTNVLNDAFYISCDEVIARINNFRLGRLPNVEVEWDEINVAWGQAALLLHTMAHYFTPKFRYRIKIHPMGSYPRVTDIHNHTYELFGPVNLFWSTRFDKAMTWFLTCLQEFAEFAISLDKENNVPPEKTLKLPHNHTVRLFWSVCCGSLSEEGETLQ, from the exons ATGCGCGCGGCAGCTACTAGTAAATACTCTCCCTGCGCCGCTTTTCGCTGCTGCAGTGCTGGCGACTGGCGTGCTGCGTGCCTGCGGGGATACTCCGTCTCCTCCACCTCCAGTCCTCCTCCACGATCCCGCCTCCCCCACCTCTCGCcggccgacgacgacgacgatccgCCGGCAGCAGCCCGCGCGCCGCAGATCTCCCGTTCGGTTCCTTGGAGCCGACAAGACGAGGGCAGCATGAAGCCCACGGCCGGCGCCAGCGGCAAGGGCGGCGCCGTGTATCCTTCTCTGCCGCGGCTCAAGTGCCAGGAGTGCCGCCGTGccctcgtcgtcgtcggggtcgagTCCTACGCCGACAGGCTACCCGCACACGCCGCGCCCG GTAATCATGCATCTTCTGTTCAGGACAGTGTTATGGGTGCAAGCAAGATGGACAATTCTTATGTTGTGCTATCGAGGCAGAACAAAGTTCAGGGTCCTAGAATTCCCCCACGCCCAGGAAGTGCGGTGGCGGCACATACTGATCCCAACCAATCAACAAGAGCGATAGAGGGGTCATATATAGTGCTACCACCTCCTTCCGCTTCCATATACAAGAAATCTGCCTCTGAAGGAGGTGGTGCGCAGCTCACACCACCAGGTGGAAACTCCAGTAGTCCCTTGTCGGGAAACAATTCTGGGTTTCACTCTAGTGTAACTGTGCTGAAAAGGGCTTTTGAGGTTGCTAGCTCACAAACTCAG GTTGAACAACCACTTTGTCTGGAATGTATGAGGGTTCTTTCTGATAAGATGGACAAGGAGATTGAAGATTGTAATGCTGATATTAAATCTTATGAGGCTTGTCTTCAACGTTTGCAGCAGGAACCCTACAACATCCTCAGTGAAACAGATTTTCAAAAGGAGAAACAAAAG ATTgaggaagaggaaaagaaacTTAAATGTGCTATTGAAGAAGCTGAAAAGCAATATTCTGAAGTTAGTTCTGAGATGAAAGATCTTGAAATAAAGTCTAAACAATTTGAGGAATTGGAAGAGCG GTACTGGCATGAATTCAACAGTTTTCAGTTTCAGTTGACATCTCATCAG GAAGAAAGAGACGCAGTTTTTGCCAAGATAGGAgtttctcaggttcatttggaaaTGTTGAAGCATACTAATGTTCTCAATGATGCATTCTATATTTCATGTGATGAAGTAATTGCAAGAATAAATAACTTTCGCCTCGGACGCCTTCCTAATGTAGAG GTTGAGTGGGATGAGATAAATGTTGCGTGGGGTCAGGCTGCACTTCTGTTGCATACCATGGCCCATTATTTCACTCCAAAATTCCG ATACCGGATCAAGATTCACCCTATGGGAAGCTATCCAAGAGTCACAGACATCCACAATCATACATATGAACT GTTTGGTCCCGTGAATTTGTTCTGGAGCACCCGATTTGACAAAGCCATGACATGGTTTCTGACTTGCCTGCAAGAGTTCGCTGAGTTTGCCATAAGTCTGGATAAGGAGAACAATGTTCCACCTGAAAAAACACTGAAGCTTCCCCACAA CCATACAGTTCGGCTGTTTTGGAGCGTATGCTGTGGTTCCTTAAGCGAAGAAGGCGAGACCCTGCAGTAG